Genomic segment of Benincasa hispida cultivar B227 chromosome 1, ASM972705v1, whole genome shotgun sequence:
CTAATTTCATGCTTAACTTACTACATATTGATAtacatttctcattttttgtgTTGTAGTTTAATAAAATCGAAGTAAAGTAACTCGCTTCCACTGTGGGATTCAATTCCTTCAGTTATTTGATGGTACAAAAGGAATGAtggaagttatcactaatagcatgttatcagagatagaagttatcactgataaccatGATACGAGTGAAATCAGTGATAGAACTTGGGTGATATTCATATATTGATGATATCGAAGATATAACTTAGGCAGATATTAGTGATATTGATAATATGACTTAGATAGATATTAATGATAGTCCCTTATAGACTTCTATATATTATAGCTTTAagtgttaatctttcaaaattgatagtttcgtttcaaagttgataatcaCTAATAGAAAGTCTGTTGTTAATAGTCATTGATAACCATTGATAATCGAAGATTCATAGTCAATCATCATCATAAACATAGAAACCAATACAAGATGAAGTATATGTGGAGATTGTTGTTTAAATCTCATCAACTTAGTTGATGACCATTAATAGCTAATTAAAGTTGATAGTATTAATAGAAGTCCATCATGATAGCAAGTAATAgcttttaagtgataaccattAAATAGCTTCTTggttttttttcaaagttgagTTATAGAAGTAATTGATAGCTACTAATAGTCTTAAGTGTTAATACTTTAAGATTGATTCCAATTTATgaaaatctattagtgatagcgactgatagcagctatcaatgaTGACTACTAAGAACAGTTATTAatagttatcactgatagctgctatcagtgatagattttaatttgagaaaaatgggaagaaGTAGTGCGAGAAAATTGggaattttggattttcatTTGGTGGCTGACCGAAAATCATTGAGCTTTCTAGTCTTTTATAGTATATGAGCCCATTTTTGTGCTTTATATGCAATTGTTTTATGATTGTGCTACatatgttattattttaaatttgattgttatTTATGCCATCGACCTTAATTGtacagaaaaaataaaaaataaagaacaaaaatacaaaattattcaAAGCTCATCACTGAAAGTCAGATTGAACAACAAAAGAATAAAGATAATGTTCTTAACATGTGGATATAGAATGAGTGGAGAATTTACGCTCTTTTGAGAAgctgaaagaaaaagacaagaaagagaaaaagagggaTCAAAATTAATCTCTCtaacttgaaatttttttaaaaaaaaatgttagtaaATGAGGGGTGGGGAATCGCAACTCTTATATCTTGCTTTGGATTGCCACCTCTTCTGCATAATCTTCTACTCATTACTATccatgaaaatagttttttgaGAATTCTCTTGGCCTTCATTCGCCACTCTTGTGTGTTGTTGTACAACCAAGACCATGGCATTGCCCATGAAATCTGAAGAGGCCAATACCTCTCCGATTGCCCCAAGTTCAGTGTGTTCATTCCAGAGCACCAAGCCTTGAACCAACGCCGAACGTGGGCTATGTTGTCTTCCGACCATTACGAGATCAAAATTACTCCCCATTGAACGTAGTATACAGATTGTTCCAGTGCCATCCTTCACCACCTCTTCTATGTACCTCACTCTATAGTTGCCTGCTATAATTTTTCGAAACTCAACCACTGCCTCATCGTCGAGCATCCTTTCTTTAACGTCATCGCTTGGGACATTCTCACTCTCCAACAGTCGAATCATTGTCAAGTTTATATTGGTATGCCCAGCCATTCTTGCCCCAATGAACATTGCCTCACGGTCGTCTGGTCCACCTATGAAGACTACAGCTACTTGAAAAGAGTACAAATTGCTTTCAATAGACTTTGAGACCTTTAAAAATCCACGTTCAACAACAAGGACGACGGAGCATGGTGCATTGTTAAGGATATTATGGttaaccatttttattttatatttggacGATGACATCTTACCATTGGAATGAAATCTCTTGTGAAAAGGAACAATAATTAAGGAAGTCATTTTGTCCAATGCAAGCGAACAAACATCATCATGCATAGTTGCAGAAGGTGATATCGCAGTGAAGGGATTAATTACAACAATTTCACTGTTCCTATCTCCAAAGTATTTGAAGGCATTAACAATGGGCTCGGAAGAGCATGACTTTGAAGTCCTAACTTTCGTAAGTTTGTGGTGTATGAGTTTCGGTTGAGCACGACCAAGAAGCTCGACAAGATGAAGCATGTACACAACAAGGTGGCTTCGTCTCGTTGGATTCAATGCATCGAGTAGGTTGATGGCACTTGGAACATCTTCTTGGTCATGAATGCAAACTAATACACAAAGATCAAACTCTGGTTTTGAGTGCATCACTGTTCTTCTCTTGTGAACTATATATCTTCTTGAAGGATGAAGTAGATATCTTACAATCGGAGTGATGATTGCAACAATAACCAGCATGCATATGCAAGCAACTACAAATGCGTCTTCATTTATCACCTACAtgaatttagagaaaaactgttgtgtttttctttttagaaatgaTAAGACACAATAAGATAGTGATGGTATAAGAAAAACATGTTTCTACCTTCTCTCTTgccttttttttaaatgtaataaGCTCGAAAGCTCCTTGACTATTCAAGATGAGGCCAAGCGATATGGCATCTCTCATTGGAAGCTTATAGTACATTGAGATGGTAAAGGCACCTAAAAACTTCCCCAATGCACAAACAAATACAATGAATGCTGTGCATAAGAAATTAATGAGTTTAGTAGTGTAGATATTGACAGCAAGGCCTATTCTAGCAAAGAATACAGGCATGAAAATCCAAGAGGTGATGAAATCAAGTCTGTCCACCAATGTTGATCCAATAGGAGGCCCTGAAGGTATTATAAATCcaagaaaaaaagaagcaaaatagATTCGCAAACCAAAGGCCTGACAGCAGAAGGCAACCGCCAACGCCCCTAAAAGCAATGTAGTCACAAAACATTCCTTCAGTGGTTGTCCGATGGAATTCCTCTTTACCATCCATAGTGTGGCAAGTCGAATAGAAAAAATGATGACAAGTATAAGCACCACCATCGAAAAAATTTCTAATAAGACCTGATGTCTGGTCTCACCATGTGGAGACAATATATTTCCTAGCAATGTAAGACATGTGCTGAGAAGTGTAGAAGCCATGGATGTTGACAACGAAATTCTCCCAAACTCAGAGTTTATCAAATGAAGCTCGTAAACAAGGGAAGCAACCATGGGAAAGTTGATAAATGTCTCTAATCTACCAAGCTCAAAAATGTATTGGAGTTTTTTTATTTCAACAATACTAGCCAAGGACATGGAGTAAATGGTGACGAGAATCATAGCCAAAATGGTAGAACAAGACCCAATACCAAATGCTTTCAtgtcaattttctttataatcgAGATATCTGTTTGCACACCAATCAGAAAGTAGTAAAAAATATACCCAAGCGCAGAAACCACATCAAGACAAATGAATCCTCTCAGAGGAAAAATCTTCTCTTTAAATTTCTCCATGTGGCTTAGACCAGAAGAACCTAGAACTAAACCGCCCTGGTAAAAACAACAGTCACAACTAATAAGAATACATTTTGTGCTTATTTTCAACGATTAACCAAATCAAGggcaaaatagaaaaaaataccaaaatttgAGAGACAATGAGGGGTTGGCCGAGGGGCTTAAGAAGCTGAGAAAACAAGATGATAGTTCCCGAACAAATTCCAAGCTgcaagaaaagaagaggaattgAGAACTCCAAAGGGTCTGCTCCAGTGAAAATGCTGGTGTAATGAATATGATTCGCAAATGTACAAATTGTGGTGAAGTTCTTAGTGGGATCATGGCCAATTCCACCATCGATGTAGGCAGCAATTTCGTTTGGTTCCAACACAATCGAACTCATTTTCAGAGAAAGCTATTGTGATTGAAAATCGCTTCAAGAGATCAAAAGGGAAGATGGGTATGGAAGAATTATGTAATGGAAGCCATTTTTTAAGATGCTTAATGGGAAAAGCGGCAACCCCATGAAGaacaatattttgaaaagaaaaaaaaacagccagttcaaatttggaagaaattcAACTTGAATTCTTATCTGGCTTTCATAACCATTAACCATACACCCTCACCAATTTGgctatttcttttcttttctttctttaaagaTATCTATTCAgtaacaaaataacaaaacatcTAAATTTATTGTAAAACTTAAGGTAAAATATGCTTCTTCTAACACTTAAAGGTTTGAGGTTATTGTTTAGTCCCCGAAGTTctaaaaagaatattttaatCAAGGTTAggaaaagaattataaataatgATCTCTCCATTAACATGAAAATGACATCACTTTGTTGATGTGGCAAtagaaaaatggagaaaagCTACATAATAGAAAGAAAAATGCTTATAAGATAAAAgtagttttaaattaatcaaaaaaaagACACTTCGTTTCAAACTGAAATCATTAGTCTAATCTTGTCCTACGTTATTCAACTAACAGTCAACTTAACTATGGAAccatttaaaactattttctacTTTAGGaatcaaaatgttttattttgttaaGAAGAGGAACTAAGAAGTTTAAAGGGTTTGCTCTGGCGAAAATGTCGTTATTGGAATGAATCTGGTTGGGAAATGTAATTCTTGTGGTGAATTTGTTGGAGGTTTGACAAATTTCAGCATTGATGTAAGCAGCAATATCCTCTAGTTTTATTACAATGGAATCCATCCTGAGAGCAAAGTATATTATATTATGGAATAATCAAATATATAGCAGTAATTACactatcatttgaaaaaataacaaaagattggatcttttaaattataacaaaatGCATGAATGTTACATGAGTCTAACTTTCTGAAATCCTAAAATATTCTCATTGTCCCTTGTAATTGCAGTGTAATTAATTTGACATCTTTATTAATGAAACTGTAATTAATTACTCAACTATATATCACTTTCAACGTCAACCAAGATCATCACTTCAAGCGGATAATTTGTCAGAATTCTCACGATTTAATAGTTTTGAATTTTCGAATCAGATGTAATGGTTGTTTTGAATTTTCGAATCTTGTACATCAactagttttcaaattttgttttgaaatttaagatatcatattatattaattatcctaactgaaatttgttattttttactaTACCTTCTATTAATCTCAATTAAGATTCACaggtttaaaattattttgaactattatatttattatcattttgtttcaaacataaaatattagaacACAACATGTATCACTAAGTTTCTTCATCCTTTGTTTTGAACACTTTCTTGTAATGGTTGTTCAACAATTAAGAGTTTTGTTCAATGGTAAGTGGGACTAAAATAACCACTATCATGACTTCCAATTTATTAAAGTTTATGTTGCTTAGAAcaaatctttttcaatttttatcttttttttattgattttatttttttgttctcaaTCAATGACAAGTCTACTTTGGAGGCTTGACTTAATCGATCAAATCCGCCATGCATAGATGAAAGGCTCGACTTAATCGACCATCAACCAATAGTTCAATCATGAAGTCTCTTATTTCCAAAGTGATTTCTATCGAGTCATTGTAAAAAGATAGGCCAAGCATATGGACGGTGTTGGTATTAATCAATCTATCTTGAGGTTCTTAAACCCACCTTGACGGAATCAATCAAGGAATGATGTATCATTATCGAAGATCTAGGATGCGGAGTCTACAAGATCTATACAACTCAACTGATGAAGTACACCTAGTTTGCTTATTAGCAAACTCGAAGAACATTGCTTGTGAAGAAGCTATAAGAGACAAGAAGTGGAAAGCCGCAATGGATGAAGAGATAGAAGCAATCGAAACAAACAAAACTTGGGATTTGGTGGAATTGCCTAATGGATATAGACTCATTGGTGTAAAATGGGTatacaagaagaagatgaatgccCAAGGTGAGATTGAAAGGTACAAGGTGCGTCTAGTTGCAAAAGGTTACAGACAAAAAGCATGAATCAATTATGGCAAAGTTTTTGCTCCAGTTGCAAGAATGGATACAATTCGACTTCTTTTATATCTAGCTGCACAATTCAAGTGGATTATctatcaaatggatgtaaaatcaacatttttaaatggagttcttgaagaagaagTCTATGTAGAACAACCCCTTGGATAAATGAAATCtggaaaggaaaataaagtattgAAACTAAAGAAGGCAATCTATGGGTTAAAGCAAGCACCTCGAGCATGGAACACTCTAATTAAGACTTACTTCAAGAAGAACAAGTCCATACAATGCTCATATAAGTATGCATTATACGTAAAGAAAAGAGAAGGTAATCTGCTTACCGTTgccctttatgttgatgatcttATTTTCATGGGGAACAATGAGAACTTGATTGTGGATTTTAAAGATGCAATAACGTATGAGTTTGAAATGAGGACTTAGGATTGATGAAATACTTTCTTGGTCTTGAAATTAGACAAGAAAACTTTGGAATTTTTGTTTCACGGGAAGCATATATGAAGGTCGTGTTGTTGAGAAATAAGATAGAAGAATGCAAGCTTGTAGAACACTAATGGAGCTTGACACAAAACTCTCTAGATTTGAGGGAGGAGATTAAGTAAATGCACGTGAATACCATAGTTTGGGAGGGAGTCTACGATATCTCACATGCACAAGACCGGATATTGCATATAGTGTTGGTGTAGTGAGTCGATACATGGAGGATCCAAGGCTCTTGCACCTCAAGGCCATTAAACGAATTCTTTGATACATTCGAGGNGCATATAGTGTTGGTGTAGTGAGTCGATACATGGAGGATCCAAGGCTCTTGCACCTCAAGGCCATTAAACGAATTCTTTGATACATTCGAGGGACGGAGTCACTCAGGCTTCTCTACACAAGGACAAGTAAATACAAGTTGATAGGATACTCTGACAATGATTGGTGCGGAGATATAGATGATAGAAAAAGCATTGGAGGATATTTGTTCTACATGGGGAACACAACAATTCACACGGCTCTCAAAAAAGCAGCCGATCGTAACTTTGTCAACATGTGAGGCAGAATATGTGGCAGCTTCTTGGTGTGTGTGTCACAcaatttggctaagaaacttATTGTGTGAATTAAATCTACAACAGCATGAGACAACCAAAATACGAGTTGACAATAAATCAGATATTGAGTTGACAAAGAATCCGGTCCATCATGAAAGGAATAAGCACATTGACACCCGgtttcattttattagagaacGTGTAAAGAAtggagaaatgaaaataattcacGTTTCAAGTCATGACCAAGTAGCTGATATTTTTACAAAGCCTCTACCAACAGctttgtttgaaattttgaaaaagattatCAGAATGAAGGACTTGAAAGATTTGAGTTTAAGAGATGAATTTGTTGAGCATTAAACTCAAATTGTCAAATTTTTGGGCAATTTTTAGTAGGCATTTGGAAGGTCAAACAATGTCCAAATTAAATGTATGTCCTATGGATTTTGATGCCCCGGATGTGTACTCTCTAATGGTTCGAGTCTCAAGTCGTTTGGTGTTTTCTATGGAAAGTTATGGCAATAGTTTGAGTAACGAATGATCAAGAATTActgcaacttttgaaattatGTCTTAATTATTGTAATCTATTTCATTTGCTTTTATTAGTGATGTATTGAAGGAATTTAGGGAGACACTTTGTGAGACTATATATAATGGTATTGTAATCTATGCCAAGACAAGGTTGGAAAAAAATCAATAGAAGATTGAGTATTAGTGTCTATAGTTTATTCTCTCTCTTCGATAAAAAGCTCCACCActcaaataattttgtttttttttaacttagtTGGAGAAGCCGATTTTAGGGAGGAAAATGGCGGCATCTTGGTTGGAGAAGAGGTCGGTGTAGTGCTCAAAGCATGATCAAACCGATAGTCTTTagatatttgttttaattacaGTATAATTACAAATTCTTTAGAAGTCAATTGTAATCTTAATTGTATGACTGTGGGTAGTTTAAACTTTTAGAAAttcatttatctttttttattttttattcgtttgtttatttttacaaatgaaatgttgatttgctatttttataaatgaaaggTTAAAATATGTCATTCTTCTTGATAGCCTTATATTATTGATagtgaaaatgaaaaagagagGGATGGTGGATATGAAAGccattttttaaagttgataGAAAGATTTTAACGTGAATGAAGAACATGAACAACAAACAAATTTAGAAGAAATTCAACTTCAATTTTGATCTGGCCTAAACCCAAACACCTCCACCTATTTCCCTATTCCTTTCTTCTCCTTAAATAGTTTTACCATATTTTTTATCAACATTTCCCTTTTACTATACCTGGCAATAAAACAACTCatctaaatttatattttcattagAACAttagtgtgtatatatatgtatgtatgtatacatatatatatttggatcaattatatatatactaatatatatagattaataatattaaattacaagtttagtccaAAAACTTTTGTTTTCATAGAAGAATGATTTGTTTTCCGGAGGCTATTTGTTGTGTCGTGGAAACCATTGCCTTAAAAGCAAATTCGACATGATCGTGGTACAAATCATTCTTTCTAGTTGCTCTCCAATGTTAATACAACTTCCCCCTTCAGAGGTGCAATCATCGAACGGAGGGTTGGAATCAGAAGAGAGAAAAGAGCTGCTCAAAATCAAGataaaaaaagtagataaagAGTGGGTTATTTTCGGATCTTGACTACTAGTTTTTCAAAAGacagaagaagatgaagaaagaacattgctaaaaaataaattctagaTCTAGAAATAATGACCCAATTAAAACCTaacgttttttattttaaaagaattaagtTTTCCACGGTTCAagtgtttaaaaagaaaataaaacaaatatatatatataactatttcTTAATTTCTCGACAAATGCAATTGCCTAAGCCCATCCACCAACCCATCTAGTCAAATAGGTAAAACAATGGTTAAAGTATGAGAGAAAAGGCCTCTACTATCCCTCTACTCACTTTTATAAATGACTAGTGGTGCTCTCCTATTTATACCCTTTAGTCACTCCTTAACTCTCCAATACGGGATAAGAGAACGTGGAGTTCACCATGTGACTATCTTATTGGTCTTGGGCCTTGATAAGTGTAGTCATTCCCAACAATAGATACTCGAACTTTAAAAGTATCTACAcgtctctaaatttcaaaagatgTATGTtccataaactttcaattttgtgtctaataaatatactaattttaaaaattttgaaaatatatgggATTAATTACATCCAAACTTAAGAATTTAAagatatatcaaatattttaaaaaattatggacATATTAGATATAGAATTTGATtgatgattcaaatatttaaaaacctaTAGTAAGAAAATTGgttataaaaaaattcatacatcgtagaaacaaaagcaaaaagATGACAACATTTGTCAAACTAGCCTAAACATTATTTTAGAGTATGTTTCAAAATATTTGCTTATGAAAGTATATTTtgtatgattaaaaaaaatggttgaaattg
This window contains:
- the LOC120091951 gene encoding cation/H(+) antiporter 15-like, whose product is MSSIVLEPNEIAAYIDGGIGHDPTKNFTTICTFANHIHYTSIFTGADPLEFSIPLLFLQLGICSGTIILFSQLLKPLGQPLIVSQILGGLVLGSSGLSHMEKFKEKIFPLRGFICLDVVSALGYIFYYFLIGVQTDISIIKKIDMKAFGIGSCSTILAMILVTIYSMSLASIVEIKKLQYIFELGRLETFINFPMVASLVYELHLINSEFGRISLSTSMASTLLSTCLTLLGNILSPHGETRHQVLLEIFSMVVLILVIIFSIRLATLWMVKRNSIGQPLKECFVTTLLLGALAVAFCCQAFGLRIYFASFFLGFIIPSGPPIGSTLVDRLDFITSWIFMPVFFARIGLAVNIYTTKLINFLCTAFIVFVCALGKFLGAFTISMYYKLPMRDAISLGLILNSQGAFELITFKKKAREKVINEDAFVVACICMLVIVAIITPIVRYLLHPSRRYIVHKRRTVMHSKPEFDLCVLVCIHDQEDVPSAINLLDALNPTRRSHLVVYMLHLVELLGRAQPKLIHHKLTKVRTSKSCSSEPIVNAFKYFGDRNSEIVVINPFTAISPSATMHDDVCSLALDKMTSLIIVPFHKRFHSNGKMSSSKYKIKMVNHNILNNAPCSVVLVVERGFLKVSKSIESNLYSFQVAVVFIGGPDDREAMFIGARMAGHTNINLTMIRLLESENVPSDDVKERMLDDEAVVEFRKIIAGNYRVRYIEEVVKDGTGTICILRSMGSNFDLVMVGRQHSPRSALVQGLVLWNEHTELGAIGEVLASSDFMGNAMVLVVQQHTRVANEGQENSQKTIFMDSNE